In a single window of the Pseudobacteriovorax antillogorgiicola genome:
- a CDS encoding acyltransferase family protein has protein sequence MKPLVNPFPNHIPALDGIRGMAIFAVLMIHFFELPPTNQVEAILWRLSRFGMWGIDLFFVLSGFLITGILLHSKERADYFKRFFMRRFLRIFPVYYLLLFVIFILIPLFPVFHGPTLDQILDSEPWAWLYSMNLYVSWKGEWTPAYINHFWSLAVEEHFYLFWPFVVYFTPNHRLPAVCLGMMGLSFGFRCWSIAEGQPEIVRYAFTVARLDVLCLGAYLATKVRLVDNADQGLAWLKTYVHRVGPLGFLGVLTLAGAEGFFQDGRWLEPFKYLAYGLFISSFIGFGLLAKPQSLVDSFYRWRFFTFLGKYSYGIYLYHNIISYDFQLNHRIELFQTLIPNHTGAYLLQVTVGCFLSVGLAMMSYHGFEEKFLKLKKYF, from the coding sequence ATGAAGCCCTTGGTCAACCCATTTCCCAATCACATTCCTGCCCTTGATGGAATTAGAGGAATGGCGATCTTTGCAGTCCTAATGATCCACTTTTTTGAGCTGCCACCGACCAACCAGGTGGAAGCCATCTTGTGGCGACTTAGTCGCTTTGGAATGTGGGGGATCGATCTTTTCTTTGTTCTTTCAGGCTTTTTGATTACAGGTATTTTGCTTCATTCAAAGGAAAGAGCTGACTACTTCAAGCGATTTTTCATGCGACGCTTTTTACGGATCTTCCCGGTCTATTACTTACTGCTGTTTGTTATTTTTATTTTGATCCCATTATTTCCAGTTTTCCATGGGCCTACTTTAGATCAAATTCTAGACTCAGAGCCTTGGGCATGGCTATATTCAATGAATCTCTATGTCTCCTGGAAAGGGGAATGGACCCCAGCTTATATCAATCATTTCTGGTCTTTGGCCGTGGAAGAGCACTTCTATCTGTTTTGGCCGTTTGTTGTGTACTTCACACCCAACCATCGACTGCCGGCCGTTTGTTTGGGAATGATGGGGCTCTCCTTTGGGTTTCGTTGCTGGAGTATTGCTGAAGGGCAGCCGGAAATTGTACGGTATGCATTTACAGTGGCTCGACTGGATGTGCTATGCTTGGGAGCCTACCTTGCTACAAAAGTTAGGCTCGTGGATAATGCAGATCAGGGCTTGGCTTGGCTGAAAACCTACGTCCATCGAGTGGGACCTCTTGGATTTTTAGGGGTTTTGACTCTGGCAGGAGCTGAAGGCTTCTTTCAAGATGGACGTTGGCTAGAACCATTCAAGTACTTGGCGTACGGCTTATTTATCAGTTCTTTTATCGGCTTTGGGCTATTGGCAAAACCCCAGTCTTTGGTAGACTCATTTTATCGCTGGCGATTTTTTACGTTTCTCGGCAAATATAGCTATGGCATCTATCTCTATCACAATATCATCTCCTATGACTTTCAATTGAACCATCGGATCGAACTATTTCAAACCTTGATTCCAAACCATACCGGGGCCTACCTACTACAGGTCACAGTGGGTTGCTTTCTGTCTGTTGGCTTGGCAATGATGAGTTATCATGGGTTTGAAGAAAAGTTTTTGAAGCTAAAAAAGTACTTCTAG
- a CDS encoding TIGR02147 family protein: MPTGRALLKKVVAEQQPTAYFSAKAFLKALHSTMKSDHGGYSYRQFADDLGFSTTNVVHLYASGKRPISEQGARRIVDALQLRKEQRQYFLKLCHLTRNLNAEDFSQTLAEALAIRASLITDTIEQRQLAFYSSWSNIVIREMVALPDFQADPKWISQKLWPKVSVKEAEEALELLKELDLIRYNKSRKAWELSSPSITTGPEVAHLAVNQYHQLSIPQGLQSLVDVEQEKRHISSLTLCINESQFDLIKKEIEAFQQRLLELEQKTDYGPSDRIVQLNMQLFPNTTE; the protein is encoded by the coding sequence ATGCCCACAGGTCGAGCTCTACTCAAAAAAGTTGTGGCTGAGCAGCAACCCACAGCTTATTTCAGTGCGAAAGCTTTCTTGAAAGCTCTTCACAGCACAATGAAGAGCGATCATGGAGGCTATTCCTATCGCCAGTTCGCAGACGACCTAGGTTTTTCAACAACCAATGTGGTTCACCTTTACGCTAGTGGAAAGCGTCCGATCAGTGAGCAAGGAGCGCGCCGTATTGTGGATGCCTTGCAGCTGCGCAAGGAACAGCGGCAGTATTTTCTTAAGCTCTGTCATCTCACACGAAACCTTAATGCTGAAGATTTCTCTCAGACATTGGCAGAAGCCCTTGCCATCCGAGCGTCCCTGATAACCGACACGATCGAACAGAGGCAGCTAGCTTTCTATTCAAGCTGGTCGAACATCGTGATCCGAGAAATGGTTGCACTACCGGATTTTCAAGCTGACCCTAAATGGATTTCTCAGAAGCTATGGCCCAAGGTGTCGGTGAAAGAAGCAGAAGAAGCTCTTGAATTACTAAAGGAGCTGGATTTAATTCGTTACAATAAGTCGCGAAAAGCATGGGAACTAAGTTCTCCTTCGATCACCACAGGTCCGGAAGTTGCTCACCTAGCAGTAAATCAGTATCATCAGCTATCCATTCCTCAAGGACTCCAGTCCTTGGTCGATGTTGAGCAAGAGAAGAGGCATATCAGTTCTCTTACCCTGTGTATCAACGAATCTCAATTCGATCTGATCAAGAAAGAGATCGAGGCCTTTCAGCAAAGGCTACTTGAACTTGAGCAGAAAACAGACTACGGTCCCTCTGATCGCATCGTCCAGCTCAACATGCAATTGTTCCCTAATACAACAGAGTGA
- a CDS encoding response regulator has product MANDTSNMRIAVIDDEADLLDMYTWELIDHGFKPESFISSVEGQKSILEGNFDLIISDVRMPSLNGLLLLQSIQAEMKHPPPFIFVTGYSKYHRDELIEAGAKEVFMKPIDVEKIVKWIDNYFDNKKAS; this is encoded by the coding sequence ATGGCTAACGACACTTCAAACATGCGAATTGCTGTCATCGATGACGAGGCTGACCTTCTCGATATGTATACCTGGGAGTTAATCGATCATGGTTTTAAGCCTGAAAGCTTCATTAGCTCGGTGGAAGGCCAAAAATCGATTTTAGAGGGAAACTTCGACCTCATCATCTCAGATGTTCGCATGCCTAGCCTCAATGGGCTGTTGCTACTGCAATCCATCCAAGCGGAGATGAAACATCCTCCACCCTTTATTTTCGTAACTGGCTACTCGAAGTATCATCGTGACGAGCTAATCGAGGCTGGCGCTAAAGAAGTATTTATGAAACCAATCGATGTGGAAAAAATTGTCAAGTGGATCGACAATTATTTCGACAATAAAAAGGCATCTTAG
- a CDS encoding fasciclin domain-containing protein, with amino-acid sequence MFVKTKLFNVLIAGVLAGGLVACSDDDDDDPVVAPETNDQLSLAGTIGQESNYSVLESLLVKAELVSVLEDGEYTIFAPTDAAFNAVPQDVLATLDQDKDLLRKVLLYHVVPGRLDAAQVLASESLKSQLGDELMVKSENGSNFINDAKITATNKLASNGIVHQIDAVLVPASIDLGPKSIVDIALADSQFSTLVELLTKADLVAALQGDAKLTVFAPTNAAFAALTDEQREAVNSNPDLRKAILTYHVVEGTFSGADVSSEKELATLNGAYLFAEVKDDGLMVQGAKVTAGDVAASNGVIHVINKVMLPPTMNLVEVAEEAGSFTQLIEAAVTAGLAPTLTGTEPYTVFAPTDAAFEEIKATVATLTPKQLENILLYHVVPGRVLASEVLASESLTAAQGDSLAIDQEKTKVNGAAIINTNIQASNGVIHVIDKVLLPPAGN; translated from the coding sequence ATGTTTGTCAAAACGAAGCTATTCAATGTGCTCATCGCTGGTGTACTAGCTGGAGGCCTCGTGGCTTGCAGCGACGATGATGATGACGATCCGGTTGTTGCCCCAGAAACCAATGACCAGTTGTCTCTGGCCGGAACCATCGGGCAAGAGAGTAACTATAGCGTTTTAGAGTCACTATTGGTGAAAGCAGAATTGGTCTCGGTCCTTGAGGACGGTGAGTACACGATCTTTGCACCGACTGACGCTGCGTTCAATGCTGTGCCTCAGGATGTTCTTGCGACACTGGATCAGGACAAAGACCTGCTCCGTAAGGTTCTACTCTATCATGTGGTTCCAGGTCGACTCGATGCAGCTCAGGTGCTCGCTAGCGAGAGCTTGAAGTCACAGCTAGGCGACGAGCTCATGGTTAAGAGCGAAAATGGCTCTAACTTCATCAATGATGCAAAGATTACTGCCACTAATAAGCTCGCTAGCAATGGAATCGTTCACCAAATCGATGCAGTATTGGTTCCTGCTAGTATCGACCTTGGGCCAAAGTCTATCGTTGACATCGCACTAGCTGACAGCCAATTTTCGACTCTTGTTGAACTTTTAACAAAGGCTGATCTTGTCGCAGCTTTGCAAGGTGATGCGAAACTCACTGTCTTTGCTCCTACTAATGCTGCATTCGCGGCGCTAACAGACGAGCAACGGGAAGCTGTGAATAGCAATCCGGATTTGCGTAAGGCTATCCTTACCTATCACGTTGTGGAAGGTACTTTCAGCGGAGCTGACGTAAGTTCAGAGAAAGAACTAGCGACTCTCAACGGTGCCTATCTTTTCGCAGAAGTGAAGGACGATGGACTTATGGTACAAGGTGCGAAAGTTACTGCTGGTGATGTAGCCGCAAGCAATGGAGTCATTCATGTTATCAATAAGGTCATGCTGCCACCCACTATGAACTTAGTCGAAGTTGCAGAAGAAGCAGGGTCGTTCACCCAGCTCATTGAAGCAGCGGTTACAGCAGGTCTTGCACCGACACTTACTGGAACAGAACCATATACGGTGTTCGCTCCAACCGATGCGGCCTTCGAAGAGATCAAGGCTACAGTAGCGACCCTAACCCCCAAACAACTAGAAAATATTCTACTCTATCATGTTGTTCCAGGTCGTGTTCTTGCTTCAGAAGTATTGGCAAGCGAATCTTTGACAGCAGCGCAAGGTGATTCCCTAGCGATTGACCAGGAGAAAACTAAGGTAAATGGTGCGGCTATCATCAACACTAACATTCAAGCGAGTAACGGTGTGATTCATGTGATCGACAAAGTCCTCCTTCCGCCCGCCGGGAACTAG